The sequence TGCTCAAGATCATAGCGTGCTCGCCAAAACCCCCCATGGACAACGACGACCACTGGGAATGGCCCGATTCCTGGCGGTAAGCGCAAATCAGCAAATTGCAGCGGCTCAGCTCCATACCAAATCCGCTGATCAGCAGGCGGTGCGGCCTGCGCCAAAATCGAATCACTCATCGTTTGTTCCTATTTATTAAAAAATACATAGTTGTTAATAAAGTTTTAAAGGCGAATAGGACTGTTGGCCTATGGTCAATCCAGCGCTAGCATAGCACGATCAACCCATTATTTCCATGGAACTGCCACGTTTGCAGTCAAGAGGAGTGTCTAGTATGGTTATTCGAAGGATGATGTTTGTTTTGCTGGTTATTTTTAGCTTGAGCACTGTTTCGGCAAAGTCGCTTGAAACGCCCACTGCTGAGCCACTCGACGCAGCAAGCCCCGCTAGCCCAGCCGCCACTAATGCCTACACCATGCGAGCTGGATTTCCGGCGACTAAGCCCAATGGCTCATATTTTTCCTCACCAACCGTCGTTGATTTATTTAAAGATGGCTCGCCCGAAATTCTTTCAGCCGATGCGACTGGTTGTATTTGGGGCTACAACATTTATGGTCAATTGCTGCCTGGCTTCCCCTGGATGACTGGCGGTGCATGTGCCAACACCCCTCGGATCAATGGTTCGTTGGTGGTCGCCGATATCAACAACGATGGCTTATTGGAAATTGTGGTTGGCACACGAGGCAAGGGGACGAATGCAGGTCAACGCGGCAAGGTGATTGTCTATCAACGCAATGGGGCCATTTTGAGCGGCTGGCCCAAAGAAATGGAATGGGCTTACATCACCAACGGCAACTTCCCCGAAGTGGTGCACGTCGCCGTCGCCGATATTATTGGCGATAGCAAACTTGAGGTGATTGCCACCACCACCAACGAGGCAGGCAGCAATACCAATTTTGCACCCAATGTACATGCTTGGTATTACACAGGTAATGTGGTTACTGGCTATCCCCAAAGCTCAGCTAAAGGTTCAGGCATTTGGGGCCACCCGGCTTTGGCCGACATCGACAATAATGGCTTTTCAGAAATTCTGGTGGGCCGCGATGAAATCTATTTCTATCGCTATAATAATAACGGTACCCAATATAGTGGCTGGCCAGTCCAGACCTATACAAATGTTAATCAAACCACTTGGAATGTCCACGATTATATGGAATTTACCCGCTCTGGACCAGCGGTTGCCGACTTAGATAATGATGGAAGTTATGAAGTCATTGCCGCTGGCAAAGTGCGCACGCCTGATGGCTTGCCGAATAATAACTATGATCCACAAATTGCTAGCGCGGTTTTTGTGACCGAACCAAATGGCACCCGCCGCACTGGCTGGACTGATGCCAAACGCGCTGGCGCACCCTTGGATGTCAACTTCACCCCCAACAATCCGATTGTTGTCGCCGATTTGGATAGTGATGGCGAAAAGGAATTTGTAGTTACCTTCGATGATGGCACGATTCGCGCCTATCGCGAAAACGGCACGCAAATGTGGTCATACTTCTATGCTGAGGAACCTGTTGCAGGTGCACCAACCCGCAAAGTATTTGGCAGCGAGGTGGTCATTGCCGATGTTACGGGTGATCGCAAGCTCGATATTGTCTTTGGTACCTATGCATTTGATCGGGTTTATGCGAGCGTTGTGGGGCTATATGCGCTTGATGCCCGCAACGGAGCCTTGCATGCTGGCTTTCCACTGAGCTTGCCCAACGAAGGCACGGCCAGCGATAATAGTGCTGGCTCGCAAAAAGGGATTCAAGCCGCCCCAACCATCTCCGATCTCGACAACAATTGTTATGTCGAGATTTTGGCCCACAGTCGGGCTGGCAATATTTATGTTTGGGAAACTCCAGGCCGCAATTTGCCTGAATTAATGCCTTGGCCGATGAGCCGCCAGAACTTGCAGCGCACCGCTTGGGTTCAAAACCCACCAGAACCACGCCAACAAGTATTTGCCCCCGAGCAAATTCAAGGCGGCGATTTTAACGTCTATCTGCCAATGACCCGCATGGGCTGCGATTTCTAAAGTTGTTACAAAGCAGGGATGGTTTCGGCCATCCCTGCTTTGGCAATTATTGCAATGGCAGATTAGGATCAATCTTGTAGCTCTGAACAATCCGCAAAAGATCTGGTTGTAAGGCCTCAAACTGCTCCAATGGCACTAAAATCTGAATGATGCTGATATAGTTGCCATCACGCCGCACATAGCCATCGCCGCTCATCGCCAGCAAACTTTGCTCATCAATAAAACTATACGAAACATAGGTATTACCATCGGCTTGCAACACTGGCTGATCGATATTAAACTCCGACGATTGCCCGACAATTTGGCTAATAAAATCGTTCAAAAACTCAGCTTGGTCGCCAATTAAATTCTGGCTATCATCAACCACCAACAATTGAATAAACGCTTGCTCAGCGGGATCAACCCAAAAAAGCAAATTATTGCCAGCATCGACGCTATCACGCATTTGCCAATCGTCAGGTACATCGATTGAAAAGGCTTGGGTGGGGTTGGTATAGGTTTTCAAGCCTTTAATTTGGATAAATGCCGTGCTATTACCTGGAATATTGCCCAAATCGGCTACGGTTGGGGTTACCCGTGGGAGTGGGGTAAAGGTTGGGGGAATCGTGGGGGTAAGGGTTGGCTGAACCAAGGTTGGCTCAGGGGTTGCCGTGTTTACTTGGGCAACCACCTGTGTTGCTGGAATTGGTGTTGCCGTTGCGCCACCACAGGCGACCAAGCCACAAACCAACAGAAAATAGCTAATCAACCGCATAGATGCTCCTTCGACCAAATCGGTCGGCTCAATGACGGTCTAGAGTGTACTCGATTTTAGCTTAGGCAAATTCACCACGCTGCCAACGCGCCAATTGCTGCAATTCTTCATAATAATCAGCAACGCAGGCAATCCCCGCTTGAATTCCATCGTCAAGGTGCAGCAAATCGGCCATGCTCATACGGTTCACATCAGGGCTGAAAAGTAGATCGGGCGGGGTTTCGCGCAAACGTTGCAAGGTGATTTGATGCACCATAATCCCAATTGCTCGCTCAGCTAGCGCCAATTGCGTGAGCGGAACCCAGCGTCGCCACGAAAAGAGGCTGCTTTGGGCGGCATTATTTACCTCAAATTGATCGAATTCACCGATCAAATTGACTGCAATCA comes from Chloroflexota bacterium and encodes:
- a CDS encoding VCBS repeat-containing protein, translating into MVIRRMMFVLLVIFSLSTVSAKSLETPTAEPLDAASPASPAATNAYTMRAGFPATKPNGSYFSSPTVVDLFKDGSPEILSADATGCIWGYNIYGQLLPGFPWMTGGACANTPRINGSLVVADINNDGLLEIVVGTRGKGTNAGQRGKVIVYQRNGAILSGWPKEMEWAYITNGNFPEVVHVAVADIIGDSKLEVIATTTNEAGSNTNFAPNVHAWYYTGNVVTGYPQSSAKGSGIWGHPALADIDNNGFSEILVGRDEIYFYRYNNNGTQYSGWPVQTYTNVNQTTWNVHDYMEFTRSGPAVADLDNDGSYEVIAAGKVRTPDGLPNNNYDPQIASAVFVTEPNGTRRTGWTDAKRAGAPLDVNFTPNNPIVVADLDSDGEKEFVVTFDDGTIRAYRENGTQMWSYFYAEEPVAGAPTRKVFGSEVVIADVTGDRKLDIVFGTYAFDRVYASVVGLYALDARNGALHAGFPLSLPNEGTASDNSAGSQKGIQAAPTISDLDNNCYVEILAHSRAGNIYVWETPGRNLPELMPWPMSRQNLQRTAWVQNPPEPRQQVFAPEQIQGGDFNVYLPMTRMGCDF